From the genome of Rathayibacter sp. VKM Ac-2759, one region includes:
- a CDS encoding SDR family NAD(P)-dependent oxidoreductase has product MPTSTDPRVPDDRAALRSSANPTGRIATSAPIRTEFDAKATADEVLAGVDLSGRAYVVTGGASGIGLETSLALARRGARVVAGVRDPGAASASLPDTASGTGLELRQLDLTDAASITRFTAGWEGRLDGLVANAGVMAIPDRRLDGHGWELQLATNYLGHFALARGLHRALADTGESRVVVLSSTAHLRAEVDLDDLHYDRRPYDRWNAYSQSKTADVLLATGIAQRWNAEGITANALMPGWITTNLQRHLDDATLRAMGAMDEQGRRIEQDFFKTPAQGAATSVLLAASPVLAGVTGRYFEDNQEAEVVDSGEGRSTGVARYAIDPGTAERLWETAVRALG; this is encoded by the coding sequence ATGCCCACCAGCACAGACCCCCGCGTCCCCGACGACCGCGCCGCCCTCCGGAGCTCGGCGAATCCGACAGGACGGATCGCGACGAGCGCCCCGATCCGGACCGAGTTCGACGCGAAGGCGACGGCCGACGAGGTGCTCGCCGGCGTCGACCTCTCCGGCCGGGCCTACGTCGTCACAGGAGGAGCATCGGGCATCGGCCTCGAGACCTCCCTCGCGCTGGCCCGACGGGGCGCTCGAGTCGTCGCCGGAGTGCGCGACCCCGGAGCGGCCTCCGCGTCGCTGCCGGACACGGCCAGCGGCACCGGCCTCGAGTTGCGGCAGCTCGACCTCACCGATGCCGCCAGCATCACCCGCTTCACCGCGGGATGGGAAGGACGACTCGACGGCCTGGTCGCGAACGCCGGGGTGATGGCGATCCCGGACAGGCGCCTCGACGGTCACGGCTGGGAGCTCCAGCTGGCGACGAACTACCTCGGCCACTTCGCACTCGCGCGCGGCCTGCACCGCGCACTCGCCGACACCGGTGAGAGCCGGGTCGTCGTTCTGAGCTCGACCGCTCACCTGCGCGCAGAGGTCGATCTCGACGACCTGCACTACGACCGCCGACCGTACGACAGATGGAACGCCTACTCCCAGTCCAAGACCGCGGACGTGCTCCTCGCGACAGGCATCGCTCAGCGCTGGAACGCCGAGGGCATCACCGCCAACGCTCTGATGCCCGGCTGGATCACCACGAACCTGCAGCGGCACCTCGACGACGCCACCCTGCGGGCGATGGGAGCGATGGACGAGCAGGGCCGCCGCATCGAGCAGGACTTCTTCAAGACGCCGGCCCAGGGGGCGGCCACCTCCGTCCTGCTCGCGGCGTCGCCCGTTCTCGCGGGCGTCACCGGCCGGTACTTCGAGGACAACCAGGAGGCGGAGGTCGTGGACAGCGGCGAGGGCCGCAGCACCGGAGTCGCCCGCTACGCGATCGACCCCGGCACTGCCGAACGCCTCTGGGAGACGGCGGTCCGGGCCCTGGGCTAG